A genome region from Lytechinus pictus isolate F3 Inbred chromosome 16, Lp3.0, whole genome shotgun sequence includes the following:
- the LOC129265869 gene encoding P2X purinoceptor 7-like yields MAGPPGFAFQPEWDINEAPVVGNGYPAAADEDPDPEAIAQAQAEARLANNEWCGCGNCVVMPTAIECICCREIARCLDLQAHGCVRDHEDFVRVCLTRVVLRVFNVARRDIRGHRARARVRGRAPNQELDNKSYRYASYRLFTYLVHGYLGRGVRKVIPSCVVSRIRQEFPQPSGVYIGFRRGEDNEDIEVPEHHAI; encoded by the exons ATGGCTGGACCTCCTGGATTCGCGTTCCAGCCAGAATGGGACATAAATGAAGCACCAGTCGTAGGAAATGGATACCCTGCTGCCGCGGACGAAGACCCTGATCCAGAGGCTATCGCCCAGGCCCAGGCAGAGGCAAGGCTTGCCAACAACGAGTGGTGTGGCTGTGGCAACTGTGTTGTGATGCCCACAGCTATTGAATGTATTTGTTGCAGAGAAATAGCAAGGTGCTTGGACCTTCAGGCTCATGGTTGTGTCAGAGACCACGAAGATTTTGTTAGAGTATGTCTAACGAGAGTAGTATTGCGTGTTTTCAACGTTGCTCGGAGGGACATTCGCGGACACAGAGCCCGTGCACGTGTTAGAGGAAGAGCCCCAAACCAAGAACTTGACAACAA gtCGTATCGTTATGCCAGCTATAGGCTTTTTACGTACCTGGTGCATGGGTACCTTGGAAGGGGCGTCCGGAAAGTCATACCCTCCTGTGTTGTTTCAAGGATCCGCCAGGAATTCCCACAGCCATCAGGGGTCTATATAGGATTTCGGCGCGGGGAGGACAACGAAGACATTGAAGTTCCTGAACACCATGCAATTtag